The Vicia villosa cultivar HV-30 ecotype Madison, WI linkage group LG1, Vvil1.0, whole genome shotgun sequence genome includes a region encoding these proteins:
- the LOC131645250 gene encoding uncharacterized protein LOC131645250, whose product MAKPTEMHLMAAKRILSSGMVIKEIAYSHTQHHRSRIRSYVSLCLPTDLDEEGDVQVGLQWKQKSSDFLKQSSTTKLSKNSVMHGKSKHIDVRFHFLRDLVNTGKVQLNYCYTKQQIADIFTKPLKLEVFQELRKKLGVCDISEIN is encoded by the exons ATGGCAAAGCCAACTGAGATGCACCTTATGGCAGCAAAGAGAATATTGAG CAGTGGCATGGTCATCAAGGAAATAGCCTATAGTCACACTCAGCACCACCGAAGCAGAATTCGTAGCTACGTCAGCTTGTGCTTGCCAACTGATTTGGATGAAGAGGGTGATGTCCAAGTTGGACTACAATGGAAGCAAAAGTCCAGTGATTTTTTGAAACAAAGTTCTACCACCAAGCTCTCAAAGAACTCAGTTATGCATGGCAAAAGCAAACATATTGATGTGCGCTTTCACTTCCTCCGTGATTTAGTAAATACAGGAAAGGTTCAATTGAATTATTGTTACACCAAACAACAGATAGCTGATATCTTTACTAAGCCGCTCAAGCTTGAAGTCTTTCAAGAGCTCAGGAAGAAGCTTGGCGTATGTGACATCTCAGAGATAAACTAG